The Paenibacillus sp. FSL R7-0345 DNA segment TTACGATAGGTTTCGCAGGCTACGTCGAAGACCTGGCCGATCAGCTCTTTTGTCAAAATGTCCTCGGGCTTGCCGCTGGCGGCAACCTGTCCCTGCTTCATCACATACAGATAATCGCAGTATTCGGCAGCAAGTGTAAGGTCGTGGAGTGCGGCGAGGATGCCGATGTCCAGCTTTTTGACAATGTTTAGAATCTGCAGCTGGTATTTAATGTCCAAATGGTTGGTCGGCTCGTCGAGAATCATGAATTCCGGCTGCTGGGCCAGCACACGCGCCAGAATGACACGCTGCTTCTCACCGCCTGAGAGGGAGTTATAGCTGCGATCTGCATGCCCCTCCAGACTAACCTTGCGCAAGGCCCCGTTAACAATGTCCTGGTCCTGCTTATTGTCGTTCTCCAGCATCCCCTTATGCGGGGTCCGGCCCATCGCGACCATCTCACGTACAGTAAAATCAAAGCTCAGCTCATTGAACTGGCCAACAACGCCGAGCTTTTGCGCAACAAGCTTAGGGCTTGCCTTAATGACATCCAGATCAGCGAGAAAGACATCGCCCTGCTTGGGCTTGATGACTTTATAAATGCTTTTCAGAAGCGTGGATTTCCCGCAGCCGTTTGGTCCGATCAGGCCGACAAATTGCTTGTTACGGACCTTGAGCGATACATCCTTGACAATATTGATATTGGAAAAAGAAACCGTCAGATGTTCAACGTTTAAATTCATTATGATTTGCCTCCAAACGCGTAGCCTTTTTTGACCAGCATGTACATGAACATCGGTGCACCAATCAGGGCGGTGATAATCCCGATCGGCAGCTCCACATTCGGAACAATGGTCCGGGCGATAACATCTGTCCAGATCATGAAGATTGCCCCGAACAGAATGGAAGCCGGAAGCAGTCTGCGGTGGTCTGAGCCGACAAGTCCCCGGACCAGATGGGGGATAATCAGGCCGACGAAGCCGATCATTCCGCAGCTGGCGACCATGATACCGGTGATCAGGGCGGTGAGAATCATATAGGCTCTGCGGTATGCGCTTAAGGAAATTCCCAGCGTGACAGCAGCTTCATCACCAAGCAGCATGGCGTTCAGGGCGCGGAACTGCATCAGGAAGAATAAAGCGGCTACAGTGATGGATACGGCAATCAGCGGCAGCTTATCCCAGCTTGAGGCGGCCAGGCTGCCCATAGTCCAGAAGGTAACGGTTTTGATGCCTTCGGCATTGTTGGCGAAATAGACAATAAAGTTGGCAA contains these protein-coding regions:
- a CDS encoding ABC transporter ATP-binding protein, with protein sequence MNLNVEHLTVSFSNINIVKDVSLKVRNKQFVGLIGPNGCGKSTLLKSIYKVIKPKQGDVFLADLDVIKASPKLVAQKLGVVGQFNELSFDFTVREMVAMGRTPHKGMLENDNKQDQDIVNGALRKVSLEGHADRSYNSLSGGEKQRVILARVLAQQPEFMILDEPTNHLDIKYQLQILNIVKKLDIGILAALHDLTLAAEYCDYLYVMKQGQVAASGKPEDILTKELIGQVFDVACETYRNPVTGALGIAYLETR